From the Vibrio vulnificus CMCP6 genome, one window contains:
- a CDS encoding IS481 family transposase produces MDREIQQRLQWVKMYEECGDAGLVCRRCGISRPTLRKWAKRYKQSGIVGLESQSRRPYSSPDTKVTDELRALILTMRQKRNLGARRLQTELIRLHQIHLSTATLHKVLSEASVKPIVTYRRKKDFQRYERPIPGDRVQMDTCKIAPGIYQYTAIDDCSRYRVLRCYSRRTAANTVDFIDCVVEEMPFPIQRIQTDRGREFFAEKVQKQLMIYGIKFRPNKPGSPHLNGKVERSQKTDKSEFYPTIDVSVGLEELDLLLAEWQHYYNWERPHSSLNGLTPIDRITEISDQTPLSEEVSQHYQIKKERFQEQNYKLDLQLRKLKPSL; encoded by the coding sequence ATGGACAGAGAAATCCAACAAAGACTACAGTGGGTAAAAATGTATGAGGAATGTGGTGATGCAGGCCTCGTATGTCGACGCTGTGGTATTTCCAGACCAACATTACGTAAGTGGGCTAAGCGATATAAGCAGTCTGGAATCGTTGGTCTGGAAAGCCAGAGCAGACGCCCTTATTCATCCCCAGATACCAAAGTCACTGATGAGCTAAGAGCATTGATCCTTACGATGCGTCAGAAACGCAATTTAGGGGCGCGGCGTTTACAAACGGAATTAATCCGACTTCACCAAATACACCTAAGCACCGCGACACTCCATAAAGTTTTATCCGAAGCATCAGTCAAACCCATCGTAACTTACCGACGCAAAAAAGATTTCCAAAGATATGAGCGCCCAATTCCTGGTGATAGAGTCCAAATGGACACCTGTAAAATAGCGCCTGGAATTTATCAGTATACAGCTATTGATGACTGCTCTCGCTATCGGGTTCTAAGGTGCTACTCTCGGCGTACAGCAGCAAATACAGTCGACTTTATCGATTGTGTCGTGGAAGAGATGCCATTTCCTATCCAGCGTATTCAGACGGACAGAGGGCGTGAATTCTTTGCTGAGAAAGTCCAGAAACAACTCATGATTTATGGGATCAAGTTTCGCCCAAATAAGCCTGGCTCACCTCACTTGAATGGCAAAGTGGAACGCTCGCAGAAAACAGATAAAAGTGAGTTCTATCCGACCATAGATGTCTCTGTGGGGCTGGAAGAACTGGATCTGCTACTAGCTGAATGGCAACACTACTACAACTGGGAACGGCCCCACAGCTCTTTAAATGGACTAACCCCGATAGACAGGATTACTGAGATATCTGATCAAACTCCTTTGTCTGAAGAGGTATCTCAGCACTACCAGATCAAGAAAGAGCGGTTTCAAGAGCAGAATTACAAGCTCGATCTTCAGCTAAGAAAATTGAAACCATCTCTATGA
- a CDS encoding DUF1456 family protein, with protein sequence MTNNEILRRIQHALNLKNAQIMKAFEQAEVTVAHDKVANWLKDESDKSCVKMKDQELAVFLNGFINLKRGKKDGEQPKPEATLTNNMILMKLRIALDMKAEDVLDVLEVVGISLSKYEIGAYFRKPNNKNYKQCEDQLLCDFLNGVQFTNRPDSEEFTG encoded by the coding sequence GTGACTAACAACGAAATTTTACGTCGTATCCAACACGCGTTAAACCTTAAAAACGCACAGATAATGAAAGCTTTCGAGCAGGCCGAAGTCACTGTGGCTCACGATAAAGTGGCAAACTGGTTAAAAGATGAAAGCGACAAATCTTGCGTTAAGATGAAGGATCAAGAGTTAGCGGTATTCTTAAATGGCTTTATTAACCTCAAGCGAGGAAAAAAAGACGGCGAGCAACCTAAGCCAGAAGCCACGTTGACCAACAACATGATTCTCATGAAGCTACGTATTGCGCTAGACATGAAAGCAGAAGATGTGTTGGACGTATTAGAAGTGGTTGGTATTAGTTTAAGTAAATACGAAATTGGTGCGTATTTCCGCAAGCCAAACAACAAAAACTACAAACAGTGTGAAGACCAGTTGCTGTGCGACTTCTTAAATGGTGTGCAGTTTACCAATCGTCCCGATTCTGAAGAGTTTACTGGGTAA
- a CDS encoding DUF1176 domain-containing protein has translation MLYIRNAIYTLGLVAFSANAFEGESFQHKDWYLACDNTGTCRAAGYSDTDTLNPVAVMFTREAGPATPVTAKVYLGDESDFDPWPEQINLYIDSQDLGPIKHDILTAMQVQALLAVVTKDSLIEIGDGKSNWVLSGNGASAVFRRMDEYQGRQNTPFAIVAKGQSAESKVIPAADLPTLVNVGGDAIMKSLEPESAQYAKLLPQLRATYQDEGDSTECGRLFEESPSISIAKFNNGQSLIEASCWMAAYNYGSSYWLLDEGESALPKLLNISGNDYSDGIVSSAHKGRGLGDCWSFESWVFDGKTMVRSNDSTTGLCRGIAAGGIDPMPIWVSEVVVAQDLNK, from the coding sequence ATGCTCTATATTCGGAATGCTATATACACATTGGGCTTGGTGGCTTTTTCTGCCAATGCGTTTGAGGGAGAGAGTTTTCAGCACAAAGATTGGTATCTCGCTTGTGATAATACAGGCACCTGCCGAGCGGCTGGCTATTCAGATACAGACACCCTTAATCCTGTTGCTGTGATGTTTACCCGTGAAGCAGGCCCTGCAACGCCAGTAACAGCCAAAGTGTATCTGGGAGACGAATCTGATTTCGATCCTTGGCCTGAGCAGATAAATCTGTATATCGATTCTCAGGATTTGGGGCCGATAAAGCATGACATCCTAACAGCTATGCAAGTTCAAGCCCTTCTCGCTGTGGTGACCAAAGATTCGCTGATAGAAATTGGTGATGGTAAATCCAACTGGGTACTGTCTGGCAATGGTGCTAGTGCGGTGTTTCGAAGGATGGATGAATATCAGGGGCGTCAGAACACTCCATTTGCCATTGTCGCAAAAGGGCAGAGCGCTGAGTCCAAGGTGATCCCTGCTGCGGATCTCCCCACACTGGTGAATGTTGGCGGCGATGCAATAATGAAATCGCTTGAACCAGAATCTGCTCAGTACGCCAAATTGTTACCACAACTTCGTGCGACCTATCAGGATGAGGGAGACAGCACTGAGTGCGGCAGGCTGTTTGAAGAGTCGCCTTCAATCTCTATTGCAAAGTTTAATAACGGTCAATCATTGATTGAAGCATCTTGTTGGATGGCAGCTTATAACTATGGTTCAAGCTACTGGTTGTTGGATGAAGGCGAATCTGCTCTTCCCAAACTCCTTAATATCTCCGGCAATGACTATTCTGACGGCATCGTTTCTTCGGCTCACAAAGGTCGAGGATTAGGGGATTGCTGGAGCTTTGAAAGCTGGGTGTTTGATGGCAAAACAATGGTTCGTTCGAACGACAGTACTACCGGTTTATGCCGTGGCATCGCCGCAGGAGGCATTGACCCAATGCCTATCTGGGTGAGCGAAGTGGTTGTCGCACAAGATTTGAATAAATAA
- a CDS encoding histidine phosphatase family protein — translation MRQFFILRHGQTQFNAEQKLQGHCNSPLTEKGQRQALSVGRVLQAHLESGSYRVYSSSLGRALQTAEIVCQQLDYATDEIIADDRLKEFSLGDWEQKTLPELQTTRPDLLDEADWYLQAPNSERYEQVQQRLSQWLETLPETGRFVVVSHGLTGIVLRGMLLGLDYQQVWQQDLPQDAFFKIEKGQVERIDCPLVDLETLVMPA, via the coding sequence TTGAGACAGTTTTTTATTTTACGACATGGGCAAACCCAGTTTAATGCCGAGCAAAAATTACAAGGGCACTGCAATTCACCCTTAACGGAAAAAGGTCAGCGCCAAGCATTGAGTGTGGGCAGAGTGTTGCAAGCCCATCTTGAGTCAGGCTCATATCGCGTCTATTCCAGTTCGTTGGGCCGAGCGTTGCAAACGGCAGAGATTGTTTGTCAGCAGCTAGATTATGCGACCGACGAGATCATCGCCGATGATCGATTAAAAGAGTTTTCGTTAGGAGATTGGGAGCAAAAAACCTTGCCCGAGTTGCAAACGACACGGCCGGATCTTCTTGATGAGGCTGATTGGTATCTACAAGCGCCCAACAGTGAGCGTTATGAGCAAGTACAACAACGTTTATCACAATGGTTGGAAACGCTGCCAGAAACAGGACGCTTTGTAGTGGTAAGCCATGGATTGACGGGCATTGTGCTGAGAGGGATGTTGCTGGGACTGGACTACCAGCAAGTATGGCAACAAGATCTGCCTCAAGATGCGTTTTTCAAGATCGAGAAGGGTCAGGTTGAACGTATTGATTGTCCACTTGTCGATCTCGAGACGTTAGTGATGCCTGCTTAG
- a CDS encoding M9 family metallopeptidase has product MSHLLPFPRRRLALACLLASISGASFGQTQCDVAQLQQSPDLATAISSADYACYSGWFSASSDTLNNIYSEASLSRVQVALHQAVQTYQGEAEQARAIENLGEYVRAAYYVRYNAGNVAAFSDLLGQQFAHTINAFLANPHALDQGREQVGAMKSLTLMVDNIKQLPLTMDAMMLALQQFNPETAKNTQWVDGLNNLFRSMAGHIANDAFYRYLASNTQHIDMLEKFANDNAWALDTDADFLVFNALRETGRLIASPDKATKQKAVQVMQRVMARYPLGSEHDKLWLAAVEMLSYFAPEALNGLDLPQAKRDLAARVLPNRHECQGPAIIRSQDLTPEQAAKACDVLAAKEADFHQVANTGMQPVADDHNQRVEVAVFANNDSYVDYSAFLFGNTTDNGGQYLEGNPADEHNTARFVAYRYANGEELSILNLEHEYTHYLDARFNQYGSFSDNLAHGYVVWWLEGFAEYMHYKQGYQAAIELIAQGKMSLSQVFATSYSHDTNRIYRWGYLAVRFMLENHPQEVEGLLALSRSGQFEQWAQQVQTLGQQYDGEFARWLDGLEVTPENPDTDPDTPTEPSDGVTQLQANQSITLSGKAYSEKLFYVDVPANTTHFSVAIEGDGDADLYMSYNQVAHYYDFEVSKFVDGSNEEIQFAADASGYVKPGRYYLSVTGRGRYQAVNLTATIDTAAPTPPTQEQDDLAPVMLQSGQAQHLTVHQQRYAAVYVPEGVSEVRIWLSDLTSSDSQGNVNLYASREHWPTPEQHQFASRYAGSNQYLAIPVEQAGYLHFSLNAPQQGDDVEMVVYFH; this is encoded by the coding sequence ATGTCTCATCTTCTTCCTTTTCCTCGTCGCCGTTTGGCTCTGGCTTGTTTACTCGCATCGATCTCTGGTGCGTCTTTTGGGCAAACCCAATGTGATGTGGCCCAATTGCAGCAGTCGCCCGATCTTGCCACTGCCATCTCCAGTGCAGATTACGCCTGTTACAGTGGTTGGTTTTCTGCCTCATCCGATACGTTGAACAACATCTACAGCGAAGCAAGCTTAAGCCGTGTTCAAGTCGCACTGCACCAAGCGGTACAAACGTATCAAGGCGAAGCCGAGCAAGCGCGCGCCATTGAAAACTTAGGCGAATACGTTCGCGCTGCCTACTACGTTCGCTACAACGCAGGAAACGTAGCGGCCTTTTCCGATCTCTTAGGCCAGCAATTCGCCCATACCATCAACGCATTTTTAGCCAACCCTCATGCTCTTGATCAAGGGCGCGAGCAAGTGGGGGCGATGAAGAGCCTCACGCTGATGGTGGACAACATTAAGCAACTGCCGCTGACCATGGACGCCATGATGCTGGCGCTGCAACAGTTTAACCCTGAGACAGCGAAAAATACTCAGTGGGTTGATGGCCTCAACAACCTGTTCCGCTCGATGGCAGGCCATATCGCCAACGATGCGTTTTATCGCTACCTTGCCAGCAACACTCAACACATTGATATGCTGGAAAAATTCGCTAATGACAACGCATGGGCGCTCGATACTGATGCCGATTTTTTGGTGTTTAACGCACTGCGCGAAACGGGCCGCTTGATCGCCAGCCCAGACAAAGCCACTAAACAGAAAGCCGTACAAGTAATGCAACGCGTGATGGCTCGTTATCCATTGGGTAGCGAGCACGATAAGTTGTGGCTTGCAGCGGTGGAAATGCTCAGCTACTTCGCCCCAGAAGCGTTAAATGGTTTGGATTTGCCGCAAGCGAAGCGCGATCTCGCCGCTCGCGTATTACCTAACCGCCACGAATGCCAAGGCCCAGCGATCATCCGTTCACAAGATCTCACTCCAGAACAAGCCGCCAAAGCGTGTGATGTGTTGGCCGCCAAAGAAGCCGATTTCCACCAAGTGGCCAATACTGGCATGCAGCCAGTGGCGGACGATCACAACCAACGTGTGGAAGTGGCAGTGTTTGCCAACAACGACAGCTATGTCGATTACTCCGCGTTTCTGTTTGGCAACACCACCGACAACGGTGGTCAGTACCTTGAAGGCAACCCGGCCGATGAACACAACACCGCTCGTTTTGTCGCCTATCGCTACGCCAATGGCGAAGAACTCTCGATTCTGAACCTAGAGCACGAATACACCCACTACTTGGACGCGCGCTTTAACCAATATGGCTCGTTTAGCGACAACCTCGCTCACGGTTATGTGGTTTGGTGGCTAGAAGGTTTTGCTGAGTACATGCATTACAAACAGGGCTACCAAGCAGCCATTGAGCTGATTGCCCAAGGGAAAATGAGCCTCTCGCAAGTGTTTGCCACCAGCTACTCGCACGATACCAATCGCATTTATCGCTGGGGTTATTTGGCGGTGCGCTTCATGTTGGAAAACCACCCACAAGAGGTTGAGGGGCTGTTGGCTTTGTCGCGCTCTGGCCAGTTCGAACAGTGGGCGCAGCAAGTACAAACCCTTGGCCAGCAATACGACGGCGAATTTGCTCGCTGGTTAGATGGCTTAGAAGTGACGCCAGAAAACCCAGACACCGATCCAGATACGCCAACAGAGCCTAGCGATGGTGTGACGCAATTACAGGCCAATCAGAGCATCACCCTCAGCGGCAAAGCCTACAGTGAGAAGCTGTTCTACGTGGATGTGCCCGCCAACACCACCCACTTTAGCGTAGCCATTGAAGGCGATGGTGATGCGGATCTCTACATGAGTTACAACCAAGTGGCCCACTATTACGATTTTGAAGTGAGCAAATTTGTCGATGGCAGCAATGAGGAAATTCAGTTTGCCGCCGACGCTTCTGGCTACGTGAAACCGGGCCGCTACTATCTGAGCGTCACTGGTCGTGGTCGTTACCAAGCCGTGAACCTAACCGCAACAATAGACACCGCGGCACCCACACCACCAACCCAAGAGCAAGATGACCTTGCGCCTGTTATGCTGCAATCCGGTCAGGCACAGCATTTGACCGTCCACCAGCAGCGCTACGCCGCTGTGTATGTACCTGAGGGCGTGAGCGAAGTGCGCATTTGGCTAAGCGATCTCACCTCCTCGGACAGCCAAGGCAACGTGAACCTATACGCCAGCCGTGAACATTGGCCAACCCCAGAGCAGCACCAGTTTGCATCTCGCTACGCTGGCAGCAACCAATACCTCGCGATTCCTGTTGAGCAAGCGGGTTATCTGCATTTTTCACTCAACGCGCCACAACAAGGCGATGACGTCGAGATGGTGGTTTACTTCCACTGA
- a CDS encoding EAL domain-containing protein, whose product MSKIHPNEEGFYSLHLDGLRFESAFQPIYDKTMAIYGVECLVRIFDAQGHSINPGLFFSELSDQLERFSFAILAASTLHVRNFGKSNYRDKHLFINTSPLLFEELANNPSAIDHLVGALHYYGLAPSQLIYEIMEMAGDSERLAVNGVQNLLNNQIRTAIDDFGSHYSTKERVRIIRPAFVKVDKSIIQAGVSPMQSAIACAHSVNALTIAEGIEDQQTLNQCIEVGFDYFQGYYLARPTKPM is encoded by the coding sequence TTGAGTAAAATTCATCCCAATGAGGAGGGTTTTTACTCGCTGCATCTCGACGGGCTTAGGTTTGAGAGTGCGTTCCAACCCATCTATGACAAGACGATGGCCATTTATGGTGTCGAATGTTTGGTGAGGATTTTTGATGCACAAGGGCATTCCATCAATCCAGGGCTTTTTTTCAGTGAACTGAGTGATCAACTCGAGCGCTTCTCGTTTGCTATTTTGGCTGCCTCGACCTTGCACGTACGAAACTTTGGCAAATCGAACTATCGTGACAAACACCTCTTTATCAACACTTCTCCGCTGCTGTTTGAAGAACTGGCCAACAATCCGAGTGCCATTGATCACCTTGTGGGAGCGCTGCATTACTATGGTCTAGCGCCCAGTCAATTGATTTATGAAATCATGGAAATGGCAGGAGACAGTGAGCGACTGGCCGTCAACGGCGTGCAAAACTTACTGAATAACCAAATCAGAACCGCAATCGATGACTTTGGCAGCCACTATTCCACCAAAGAGCGGGTTCGTATCATCCGCCCCGCGTTTGTCAAAGTGGATAAAAGCATTATTCAGGCGGGGGTGAGCCCAATGCAAAGTGCCATCGCCTGCGCGCATTCGGTTAACGCGCTAACCATCGCAGAAGGCATCGAAGATCAGCAAACCTTAAACCAGTGCATTGAGGTTGGGTTTGATTATTTCCAAGGATACTACTTGGCGCGACCGACCAAACCCATGTGA
- a CDS encoding porin — protein sequence MKKTLLSVLLPAAFISNTVLAAEIYQAEDGSTVDLYSRLGFNITNKNNTHGDGKGEFDGRIGLSGSQTINEHASVIGMAQYQVGAAEYANQVNDKPALTARYVWAGIDAKEYGRITGGRVSSGLIMFTDIGDVFASSDVSMARQANKVDKTATQVFRQDGTLQYQNQFGNLDVSAAYILGNNTSELDYGYNAALRYTIDMGDFGRLAPVVAMQKNKGDAREGNDTDYTFWGVGTRYYLGDVMLGALYSEDELQGFYTQTSTDKVTELTAVYNLSDKWALRAGYRSLQNSGGDELELSDTTLEVQYKLTARSSIYTSYVDRNGERGYNSGQETSFGGAHADESYYHFGLRYEL from the coding sequence ATGAAAAAAACGCTTCTCTCTGTGCTACTTCCTGCGGCATTTATCTCCAACACCGTTTTGGCGGCAGAAATTTATCAAGCAGAGGATGGCTCAACGGTCGATCTCTATTCTCGTTTGGGCTTCAACATCACCAACAAAAACAATACGCATGGCGATGGCAAAGGCGAGTTTGATGGCCGTATTGGCCTGAGTGGTTCGCAAACCATTAACGAGCATGCGTCGGTGATCGGCATGGCGCAGTATCAAGTTGGCGCGGCAGAATACGCCAACCAAGTGAACGACAAACCGGCTCTGACTGCGCGTTATGTGTGGGCGGGGATTGATGCCAAAGAGTATGGCCGTATCACGGGTGGCCGTGTGTCGTCGGGCTTGATCATGTTCACTGACATTGGCGATGTGTTTGCTTCTTCCGATGTTTCGATGGCGCGCCAAGCCAACAAAGTGGACAAAACCGCCACTCAGGTTTTCCGTCAAGACGGCACACTGCAATACCAAAATCAGTTCGGCAATCTTGATGTTTCTGCCGCTTACATTCTGGGCAACAACACTTCCGAGCTCGATTACGGCTACAACGCCGCGCTGCGTTACACCATCGACATGGGGGACTTTGGCCGCCTAGCGCCAGTGGTGGCGATGCAGAAAAACAAAGGTGACGCACGTGAAGGCAACGACACCGATTACACTTTTTGGGGTGTCGGCACACGTTATTACTTGGGTGATGTGATGCTCGGGGCGCTCTATTCTGAAGATGAACTGCAAGGCTTCTACACACAAACCAGTACCGATAAAGTGACGGAGCTGACGGCGGTGTATAACCTTAGCGACAAATGGGCGCTGCGTGCGGGTTATCGCTCATTGCAAAACAGCGGCGGCGACGAGCTAGAACTGAGCGATACCACCTTAGAAGTGCAATACAAGTTGACCGCTCGTTCCTCCATTTACACCAGCTATGTGGATCGCAACGGCGAGCGCGGCTACAACAGCGGCCAAGAGACTTCCTTTGGGGGAGCGCATGCCGATGAAAGCTACTACCACTTCGGCTTACGTTACGAGCTGTAG
- a CDS encoding serine/threonine-protein kinase: MLDYTVAEVRFDELGRIGDEGRNSVVLKVRDVCLDAIMAVKKIKKGSRALPNPAEYFNEARILYANPHPYVVQVNYACEDSSHVYIAMPLYKNGSLSKYMSERYLTLGEIVRFSCQFLSGLHNIHSNQLIHFDIKPDNILLSDRNEAMLSDFGLAKFSDEDGFATPNQLYGTHMPPEAFEGGEYTNLLDIYQAGLTMYRMCVGSDEFKRQVDTFREPDGTLGHTFIQAVQAGDFPARNAFPAHIHSKVKNVITKCMSPDPDDRYMSAIEVVNDLSFVDESYFPWQYSIDDGVRKWEKNTSSNGKKCIEWHPDSSSVAYTISVGQVRKANSKYTKDRLTITELRRFLKE; this comes from the coding sequence ATGCTTGATTACACTGTAGCAGAGGTAAGATTTGATGAACTCGGGCGAATTGGGGATGAAGGGCGAAACTCCGTTGTCCTGAAAGTTCGAGATGTTTGCTTAGACGCCATCATGGCAGTTAAGAAAATAAAAAAAGGCAGTAGAGCATTACCTAATCCAGCCGAGTACTTCAATGAAGCTAGGATTTTATACGCAAATCCACACCCTTATGTTGTTCAAGTGAACTATGCTTGTGAGGACAGCAGTCATGTTTATATTGCTATGCCTTTATATAAGAATGGTTCATTGAGCAAGTATATGAGCGAGCGTTATCTCACTCTCGGTGAAATCGTCCGTTTTTCATGTCAATTTTTATCTGGCTTACACAATATCCATTCAAACCAACTGATTCATTTCGATATCAAACCTGACAACATCCTATTATCAGACCGGAATGAAGCTATGTTGTCCGATTTTGGCTTAGCTAAGTTTTCTGATGAGGATGGCTTTGCTACTCCAAACCAGTTATACGGCACACACATGCCTCCAGAAGCATTTGAAGGTGGGGAATATACAAACCTACTAGATATTTACCAAGCTGGTTTAACAATGTATCGCATGTGTGTTGGTAGTGATGAATTTAAACGTCAAGTAGATACTTTCCGCGAGCCTGACGGCACGCTAGGTCATACTTTTATTCAAGCTGTTCAAGCAGGTGATTTCCCTGCAAGAAATGCTTTTCCTGCACACATACATAGTAAAGTTAAAAACGTAATTACTAAGTGTATGTCTCCAGACCCCGATGACCGATATATGTCAGCCATTGAAGTCGTAAATGATCTATCTTTTGTTGATGAAAGCTATTTCCCTTGGCAGTATAGTATTGACGACGGTGTGCGAAAGTGGGAAAAAAACACTAGTTCGAATGGAAAAAAGTGTATAGAGTGGCACCCTGACTCTAGCTCAGTCGCCTACACTATAAGTGTAGGGCAAGTAAGAAAAGCTAACTCAAAGTACACTAAAGACCGCTTAACTATTACGGAGTTGAGAAGATTTCTGAAGGAGTAA
- a CDS encoding DUF2806 domain-containing protein, producing MGWPGEKALMKLGDLVSDGIGGIFAPNQIKRVGKAEVDAKRDEMLMIAQTEQQIADIKAGKLQYTEDRRLIAVDSEANAEQLVEIQKGNRVEPYLNLENLDRQGKTRKQIQAMQEEVNLTKTVLLAEQELESGKYEANDDPVDPDWFTRWRDNAEKVSNDYLQTLWAKVLAGEVTTPGTYSLRTLDLLKSLSKNEAELISKLGEFIIDGRVFQGVIDPRGLGNESDTVEKMMAEKGLNFTKLLYLQEIGIISGVDSMGLTTEYTSLDSSRFVRAFTSKNSGLVARHADPKKKIGFNVLLTSQLGREIFKLADFKTDKEYLKAIAQEVANAGFDVQIGDWQQVDKTSGKLLNPEVIPANNSKQPA from the coding sequence ATGGGTTGGCCCGGTGAAAAAGCATTGATGAAGTTGGGTGATTTAGTATCCGATGGAATTGGAGGTATCTTTGCCCCTAACCAAATCAAGAGAGTAGGCAAGGCCGAGGTCGACGCCAAACGCGATGAGATGCTTATGATCGCACAGACTGAGCAACAGATAGCCGATATCAAAGCAGGCAAATTGCAATATACTGAAGATCGTAGACTTATTGCCGTTGATTCCGAAGCAAATGCAGAACAGTTAGTTGAAATTCAGAAAGGCAACAGAGTTGAGCCATACCTGAATTTGGAAAATCTGGATAGACAAGGCAAGACTCGCAAACAGATTCAGGCGATGCAGGAAGAAGTGAATCTCACCAAGACAGTGTTGCTAGCCGAGCAAGAACTTGAATCAGGTAAATATGAAGCTAATGATGACCCAGTAGATCCTGACTGGTTCACTCGCTGGCGAGACAACGCAGAAAAAGTCAGTAATGATTATTTACAAACATTGTGGGCGAAGGTTCTCGCGGGGGAGGTTACCACTCCGGGAACTTACTCTCTACGCACACTCGACTTACTCAAAAGCCTGTCAAAGAATGAAGCGGAGCTGATTAGTAAACTCGGTGAGTTCATAATTGATGGTAGAGTTTTCCAAGGTGTTATTGATCCTAGAGGACTTGGAAATGAATCCGATACCGTTGAAAAAATGATGGCTGAAAAGGGGTTAAACTTCACCAAGCTACTTTACCTTCAAGAAATAGGAATCATCTCCGGCGTAGACTCTATGGGTCTTACTACTGAGTACACTTCATTAGATTCATCTAGATTCGTAAGAGCTTTCACAAGCAAAAACAGTGGTTTAGTTGCTAGACATGCAGATCCCAAGAAAAAAATTGGATTTAATGTTCTTCTCACCAGCCAACTTGGTCGAGAGATCTTCAAGTTGGCTGACTTTAAAACAGATAAAGAATACTTAAAAGCCATTGCACAAGAGGTCGCCAATGCAGGGTTCGATGTACAAATCGGGGACTGGCAGCAAGTCGATAAAACTTCGGGCAAGTTACTGAACCCTGAAGTGATACCAGCCAATAACTCAAAACAACCTGCCTAA